The Acidobacteriota bacterium genome has a segment encoding these proteins:
- a CDS encoding TolC family protein, which produces MKNMKTMCAASVILMLSAGFLRAGQKLTLAESKALAVRNNVEMKNGQLETEAARQDRKAAFTKYFPTVSASGTALEAEDPLMEIRTEGGNLPVYDGNPANLPGATQFAYLPGSTMGLLGSLKTGLITVVQPVFAGGRIVNGNRLAALGVEASEDRARLARNEVLRSTEEQYWQIVSLAEKAKTLASYETLLRRLLAQVEDAWNAGLVMKNDVLKVKLELSGVLLNESKVENGRSLAAMAFCRYLGIEYDPALELSDALVIDGPPDRCRVDHKAALEGRPEYKLLQASVRSEVLKTRMTRGEYLPQLGVGVAGLYMKMDDAKGRTDGLVFGTLSVPLSGWWEGSYALGRQKAREEIARNTLRDSEAMLLLQMEKAWKDLTDADRELALCRESEAQADENLKVNQDGYDNGLITVSDLLEAQALRQQARDRLTEAMAAYRIKLVQYLQVTGR; this is translated from the coding sequence ATGAAGAACATGAAGACGATGTGCGCCGCGAGCGTCATCCTGATGCTGTCCGCCGGCTTCCTGCGGGCCGGCCAGAAGCTGACGCTCGCCGAAAGCAAGGCGCTGGCCGTCCGGAACAACGTCGAGATGAAGAACGGCCAGCTCGAGACCGAGGCCGCCCGGCAGGACAGGAAGGCGGCCTTCACCAAGTATTTCCCGACCGTCAGCGCCTCGGGCACGGCGCTGGAGGCCGAAGATCCCCTGATGGAGATCAGGACCGAAGGCGGGAACCTCCCTGTCTACGACGGCAATCCCGCCAACCTGCCCGGCGCCACCCAGTTCGCCTATCTCCCCGGCTCGACCATGGGCCTGCTGGGCTCCCTGAAGACGGGCCTGATCACGGTAGTCCAGCCGGTCTTCGCCGGCGGCCGCATCGTCAACGGCAACCGCCTGGCCGCCCTGGGCGTCGAAGCCAGCGAGGACAGGGCCCGGCTGGCCCGCAACGAGGTCCTGCGGTCGACCGAGGAGCAATACTGGCAGATCGTCTCCCTGGCCGAGAAGGCGAAGACCCTGGCGAGCTACGAGACGCTCCTTCGCCGCCTCCTGGCCCAGGTCGAGGACGCCTGGAACGCCGGCCTGGTCATGAAGAACGACGTCCTCAAGGTCAAGCTCGAATTGTCCGGCGTCCTGCTCAACGAGTCCAAGGTCGAGAACGGCCGGTCCCTGGCGGCCATGGCCTTCTGCCGCTATCTCGGGATCGAGTACGATCCGGCCCTCGAGCTCTCCGACGCCCTTGTCATCGATGGGCCGCCGGATCGCTGCCGGGTCGACCACAAGGCCGCCCTGGAAGGCCGGCCCGAATACAAGCTCCTCCAGGCCTCCGTCCGGTCCGAGGTCCTGAAGACCCGCATGACCCGCGGCGAGTACCTGCCCCAGCTCGGGGTCGGCGTCGCCGGGCTGTACATGAAAATGGACGACGCGAAGGGCCGGACGGACGGCCTCGTCTTCGGGACCCTGTCCGTGCCGCTCTCCGGCTGGTGGGAGGGATCCTACGCGCTGGGCCGGCAGAAGGCCCGCGAGGAGATCGCCCGCAACACCCTGCGCGACAGCGAGGCGATGCTCCTGCTCCAGATGGAGAAGGCCTGGAAGGACCTGACCGACGCGGACCGGGAGCTGGCCCTGTGCCGGGAGTCAGAGGCCCAGGCGGACGAGAACCTGAAAGTCAACCAGGACGGCTACGACAACGGGCTTATCACCGTGTCCGACCTCCTCGAGGCCCAGGCCCTGCGGCAACAGGCCCGGGACCGGCTGACGGAGGCCATGGCCGCCTACCGGATCAAGCTCGTTCAATATCTGCAAGTCACCGGCCGGTAG
- a CDS encoding CDP-alcohol phosphatidyltransferase family protein, giving the protein MEDRNGSMDMARAPRGRALWSELLQLPNLLSLARILLTPVFVLMMLQRRPWAAFGVFLAAGATDALDGFTARQLHLKSNLGLWLDPIADKLLLTAAFVVLTLPALAEPNALPVWLTAVCVGRDVVISLGALVIVALRGKRRFPPTLAGKASTICQVFLIYFVLYLNAAGGSPRSLAWIYVLTVLLAAGSFVHYVFIAVRMLRQPRAS; this is encoded by the coding sequence ATGGAAGACCGGAACGGATCGATGGACATGGCCAGGGCGCCGCGCGGACGGGCGCTCTGGTCCGAGCTTCTGCAGCTGCCCAATCTGCTGTCCCTGGCCAGGATCCTCCTGACGCCGGTCTTCGTCCTCATGATGCTCCAGCGGCGGCCCTGGGCGGCCTTCGGCGTCTTCCTGGCCGCCGGCGCGACCGACGCCCTCGACGGCTTCACGGCCCGGCAGCTCCACCTCAAGTCGAACCTGGGGCTGTGGCTCGACCCGATCGCCGACAAGCTCCTGCTGACCGCGGCCTTCGTCGTCCTGACCCTGCCGGCCCTGGCCGAGCCGAACGCCCTGCCCGTCTGGCTGACCGCCGTGTGCGTCGGCCGCGACGTCGTCATCTCGCTCGGGGCGCTCGTCATCGTCGCCCTGCGCGGCAAACGGCGATTCCCCCCGACCCTGGCCGGGAAAGCCAGCACGATCTGCCAGGTCTTCCTGATCTACTTCGTGCTCTATCTCAACGCCGCCGGCGGATCACCCCGGTCGCTGGCCTGGATCTACGTCCTGACGGTCCTGCTCGCGGCCGGATCGTTCGTCCACTACGTCTTCATCGCCGTCCGCATGCTCCGCCAGCCCCGCGCGTCCTAG
- a CDS encoding histone deacetylase produces the protein MGDLLDLFKVLIGKRFPFQLVFSNEYWMVEGGKHVFPLQKYRLVYENLLAMGAKRENFLRPRPAAEEDILLVHNPRYFKRVRTGGLSAAELKALEIRYSPEIVRFALLAVGGTILAARKALESGLAVHIGGGFHHAFPDHGEGFCLLNDVAVAARRVVVDGLAERVMIVDCDLHQGNGTAAALAGHSEIFTFSIHQMDIYPHEKPLSTLDVGLWAGDGDAKYLAGLRTHIPKIYREFRPNLIIYLAGADPYEKDQLGGLAVTKPGLKERDKLVIENARRLGIPVAVVLAGGYALEIKDTVDIHLNTVRIAQRIQRIYPEPPSPLAAVRRPV, from the coding sequence ATGGGCGATCTTCTCGACCTCTTCAAGGTGCTGATCGGCAAGCGCTTCCCCTTCCAGCTCGTCTTCAGCAACGAGTACTGGATGGTCGAAGGCGGCAAGCACGTCTTCCCCCTTCAAAAGTACCGGCTGGTCTACGAGAACCTCCTGGCCATGGGCGCCAAGCGGGAGAACTTCCTCCGTCCCCGCCCGGCCGCGGAAGAGGACATCCTGCTCGTGCACAACCCGCGCTACTTCAAGCGGGTCAGGACGGGCGGCCTGAGCGCCGCAGAGCTCAAGGCCCTGGAGATCCGGTACTCTCCCGAGATCGTCCGCTTCGCCCTCCTGGCCGTCGGCGGGACGATCCTCGCGGCCCGCAAGGCCCTCGAATCGGGCCTGGCGGTGCACATCGGCGGCGGCTTTCATCACGCCTTCCCCGACCACGGCGAGGGCTTCTGCCTGCTCAACGACGTCGCCGTGGCCGCCCGCAGGGTCGTCGTCGACGGGCTGGCCGAACGGGTCATGATCGTCGACTGCGACCTTCACCAGGGCAACGGCACGGCCGCGGCCCTGGCCGGCCATTCCGAGATCTTCACGTTTTCCATACATCAGATGGATATCTATCCCCACGAAAAGCCGCTCAGCACGCTGGACGTCGGCCTCTGGGCCGGCGACGGCGACGCCAAGTACCTGGCCGGGCTGCGGACCCATATCCCCAAGATCTACAGGGAGTTCCGGCCCAACCTGATCATTTACCTGGCCGGGGCTGACCCTTATGAGAAGGACCAGCTGGGGGGCCTGGCCGTGACCAAGCCGGGGTTAAAAGAGAGGGACAAGCTGGTCATCGAGAACGCCCGGCGATTGGGCATCCCCGTCGCGGTGGTCCTGGCCGGCGGCTATGCCCTGGAGATCAAGGACACCGTCGATATCCACCTGAACACGGTCCGCATCGCCCAGCGCATCCAGCGGATCTACCCCGAGCCGCCGTCCCCCCTGGCGGCCGTGCGCCGGCCGGTCTGA
- a CDS encoding M20 family metallo-hydrolase produces the protein MNPVSNFDKLARRIEQFRDEMVDLQVKLCAIPAIAPSSGGEGEAKKAEFLVEWLKANGFVDVTLVKAPDLDAPAGYRPNILAYYRGKSQARTVWVMAHMDVVPPGEMSLWRGDPFKAWVEKGRVYGRGVEDNQQDLVASLFAVKALKAEGLVPPSDIGIVFVADEETGSRKGIDYVIQTHGAFRKQDLIVVPDAGNEHGTMIEVAEKTLLWLKFKTLGKQTHGSTPEKGVNSFKAASFFVTALNDLYKIYPGRDRLFDPPISTFEPTKKEPNVPNINTIPGEDVFYADMRILPKIKVQDVEKTVRQIAAKIEKKFRVKITLEVQQKAPAAPPTSSQAPVVLALRKAVREVYHKDARAMGIGGGTVAAIFRRAGIPAACWSKIDETGHQPNEYCIIDNMVGDAKVFGHVFLQE, from the coding sequence ATGAATCCTGTGTCGAACTTCGACAAGCTGGCCCGCCGGATCGAACAGTTCCGCGACGAAATGGTCGATCTCCAGGTGAAGCTCTGCGCCATCCCCGCTATCGCCCCTTCGAGCGGCGGCGAGGGAGAGGCCAAGAAGGCTGAGTTCCTGGTCGAGTGGCTCAAGGCGAACGGCTTCGTCGATGTCACCCTCGTCAAGGCCCCCGATCTCGACGCGCCGGCCGGCTACCGTCCGAACATCCTGGCCTACTACCGGGGCAAGAGCCAGGCCCGGACGGTCTGGGTCATGGCCCACATGGACGTCGTGCCGCCCGGCGAGATGTCGCTCTGGCGGGGCGATCCGTTCAAGGCCTGGGTCGAGAAGGGCCGCGTCTACGGCCGCGGCGTCGAGGACAACCAGCAGGACCTGGTCGCCTCGCTCTTCGCCGTCAAGGCCCTGAAGGCCGAAGGCCTGGTCCCGCCCTCGGACATCGGCATCGTCTTCGTCGCCGACGAGGAGACGGGCAGCCGGAAGGGCATCGATTACGTCATCCAGACCCACGGGGCCTTCCGCAAGCAGGACCTGATCGTCGTTCCCGACGCCGGCAACGAGCACGGGACGATGATCGAGGTGGCCGAGAAGACCCTTCTTTGGCTCAAGTTCAAGACCCTCGGCAAGCAGACGCACGGCTCGACCCCCGAAAAGGGCGTCAACAGCTTCAAGGCCGCGAGCTTCTTCGTCACGGCCCTGAACGACCTCTACAAGATCTACCCGGGCCGGGACCGGCTCTTCGATCCGCCGATCTCCACGTTCGAGCCGACGAAGAAGGAGCCGAACGTCCCGAACATCAACACCATCCCCGGCGAGGACGTCTTCTACGCCGACATGCGCATCCTGCCCAAGATCAAGGTCCAGGACGTCGAAAAGACCGTCCGGCAGATCGCCGCGAAGATCGAGAAAAAATTCCGGGTCAAGATCACGCTCGAGGTCCAGCAGAAGGCGCCGGCCGCTCCCCCGACGTCCTCCCAGGCCCCCGTCGTCCTGGCCCTCAGGAAGGCCGTCCGCGAGGTCTACCACAAGGACGCCAGGGCCATGGGCATCGGCGGCGGCACGGTGGCCGCGATCTTCCGGCGGGCCGGGATCCCGGCGGCCTGCTGGTCCAAGATCGACGAGACCGGCCACCAGCCGAACGAGTACTGCATCATCGACAACATGGTCGGCGACGCCAAGGTCTTCGGCCACGTTTTCCTGCAGGAATAG
- a CDS encoding efflux RND transporter permease subunit — protein sequence MAEKKRQLIDFLLRYQQPIVILVLILVTAGIIALVKMPRDEYPEFKIRQGVIVGVYPGASSEQVESEITAKVEKYLFQYNSVKRSKTYSISRENVMIIYVEVAEKEKDPDGFWVKLRHGLNELKAGLPSGLMSLTADNDFGNTSALLLSVRSDGKTYRELEDCIKMFEDEVRRVPSVSRVKRYGEQKEEINVYLDNAKLARYGIRPLTLAAAIVPQSTTGYSGELDDGKLVRPVHIPANYKSENDLAEQIVYSDPMGTVVRLKDVARVVREYEEPQSYVRVDGKKCLVVSLEMLSGNNIVEFGRDVGRVIADFQKTLPPDVKIDVISNIPDAVSKSIGGFLREFLIAVLSVIAVTLILLPGRVALAAAATIPVTILSSLGLLWAFGLDLQTVSLATLIVVLGLVVDDPIVIIDNYVEKLDQGFDRRRAATLSVKELFPSVFAATIIIISCFLPFSSFLKGMAGDFVRSMPPTVITTLTASLLAASLLTPLMCFHFIKQGVKHGQAGKRTAFLEGLQKRYDRLVEAVFHKKALIIAIGVLSFAVGLIILAKSPSQPFPKIERNQFAVEVTLSTGSSLGATDAVMKDLEGRLMKDPRVKVVTSFVGTSSPRFHTLYAPRFPSRDIGQLVVLTDSNKSTMMILDEYSRKFAESYPGAEVKWKQLDMAYFTEPIEVRICGEDIRELKATAGKVEAILRAARGVTLVRTDFRQPVQSVEVDIHKDEANRLGYPNAMLNYSLMTGTKGLPVARVWEGDYPLQVRLKFEGLDHAGPADLEDLYITSPLLGSAVPLRQLADLRPGWTDGDIVRRNGVRTLTVMAGVDRKVFASEVIKKAKPLIDGLKLPAGLRIEYGGEYAAGIEYFTPFFYSLAVTVVLIFLILMFEFRSVKKSLLIMIIMPLTLFGAAFGIMISGYPFSITAFVGIIALFGIVVRNGIIYVQYADELRRTQGCTPEEAAIAAGKRRMRPIFLTAMAAAVGVVPMVLSGSSLWGPLGSVICFGLLFGLVLSLLILPVLYYLLHKNERRTPPAQGSSAEGEVA from the coding sequence ATGGCCGAAAAAAAGCGTCAACTGATAGATTTCCTGCTGCGTTATCAACAGCCGATAGTGATACTGGTACTCATCCTTGTCACCGCCGGCATCATCGCCCTGGTCAAGATGCCAAGGGACGAATACCCCGAATTCAAGATCAGGCAGGGGGTGATCGTCGGGGTCTATCCCGGGGCCTCCTCGGAACAGGTCGAATCCGAGATCACCGCCAAGGTCGAGAAATATCTCTTCCAGTACAACTCGGTCAAACGCTCCAAGACCTATTCGATCTCCAGAGAGAACGTCATGATCATCTACGTCGAGGTCGCGGAGAAGGAGAAGGACCCCGACGGCTTCTGGGTCAAGCTCCGCCACGGCCTGAACGAGCTGAAGGCCGGTCTTCCCTCGGGGCTCATGTCGCTTACGGCCGACAACGATTTCGGGAACACCTCGGCCCTGCTCCTCTCTGTCCGCTCCGACGGCAAGACCTACCGCGAGCTCGAGGACTGCATCAAGATGTTCGAGGACGAGGTCCGGCGGGTCCCTTCCGTCTCCAGGGTCAAGCGCTACGGGGAACAGAAGGAAGAGATCAACGTCTACCTCGACAACGCCAAGCTGGCCCGCTACGGCATACGGCCGCTGACCCTGGCCGCGGCCATCGTCCCCCAGAGCACGACCGGCTACTCCGGCGAGCTCGATGACGGGAAGTTGGTCCGGCCCGTGCATATACCGGCCAACTACAAGTCCGAGAACGATCTGGCCGAGCAGATCGTCTATTCCGATCCCATGGGGACGGTCGTCCGTCTCAAGGACGTGGCCCGCGTGGTCCGGGAATATGAGGAGCCCCAGTCCTACGTCCGGGTGGACGGCAAGAAATGCCTGGTCGTCTCTCTGGAGATGCTGAGCGGCAACAACATCGTCGAATTCGGCCGGGATGTCGGCCGGGTCATCGCCGATTTCCAGAAGACCCTGCCGCCCGACGTCAAGATCGACGTCATATCCAACATACCCGACGCGGTGTCCAAGTCCATCGGCGGCTTCCTGAGGGAGTTCCTCATCGCCGTTCTGTCGGTCATCGCCGTGACCCTCATCCTGCTGCCCGGCCGGGTGGCCCTGGCCGCGGCGGCCACCATCCCGGTCACCATCCTCTCGAGCCTGGGCCTGCTGTGGGCCTTCGGCCTGGACCTCCAGACCGTGTCCCTGGCCACGCTCATCGTGGTCCTGGGGCTGGTCGTCGACGACCCCATAGTCATAATCGACAATTACGTCGAGAAGCTCGACCAAGGCTTCGACCGCCGCCGGGCGGCCACCCTGAGCGTCAAGGAGCTCTTCCCCTCGGTCTTCGCGGCCACCATCATCATCATCAGCTGCTTCCTGCCCTTCAGTTCATTCCTGAAAGGGATGGCCGGGGATTTCGTCCGCTCCATGCCGCCGACGGTCATCACAACCTTGACGGCGTCGCTGCTGGCCGCCTCGCTCCTGACCCCTCTCATGTGCTTCCATTTCATCAAGCAGGGGGTCAAGCACGGCCAGGCCGGCAAGAGAACGGCTTTCCTGGAAGGCCTGCAGAAGCGCTACGACCGCCTGGTGGAGGCCGTGTTCCACAAGAAGGCCCTGATCATCGCCATAGGCGTTCTGTCCTTCGCAGTCGGCCTGATCATCCTGGCCAAATCTCCGAGCCAGCCCTTTCCCAAGATAGAGAGGAACCAGTTCGCGGTCGAGGTCACCCTCTCGACCGGGAGCTCCCTCGGGGCCACCGACGCCGTGATGAAGGACCTGGAGGGCCGGCTCATGAAGGACCCCCGGGTCAAGGTGGTTACCTCCTTCGTCGGGACGAGCTCGCCTCGCTTCCACACCCTTTATGCCCCCCGCTTCCCATCGCGCGACATAGGCCAGCTCGTGGTCCTGACCGATTCCAACAAGTCAACCATGATGATCCTCGATGAATACAGCCGGAAATTCGCAGAGAGCTATCCGGGGGCCGAGGTCAAATGGAAACAGTTGGATATGGCCTACTTCACCGAGCCAATTGAAGTACGCATCTGCGGCGAGGACATTCGCGAACTGAAGGCTACCGCCGGTAAGGTAGAAGCGATACTCAGGGCGGCCAGGGGAGTGACCCTGGTCCGCACCGACTTCAGGCAGCCGGTCCAGAGCGTGGAGGTCGATATCCACAAGGATGAGGCCAACCGGCTGGGTTATCCCAACGCCATGCTCAACTACTCGCTCATGACCGGGACCAAGGGTCTGCCGGTGGCCAGGGTCTGGGAGGGCGATTACCCGCTCCAGGTCCGGCTGAAATTCGAGGGCCTGGACCACGCCGGTCCGGCCGACCTCGAGGACCTCTACATCACCTCGCCCCTTCTCGGCTCGGCCGTGCCGCTCCGCCAGCTGGCCGACCTCCGGCCGGGCTGGACCGACGGCGATATAGTTCGGCGCAACGGGGTGCGGACCCTGACCGTTATGGCCGGGGTCGACAGGAAGGTCTTCGCCTCGGAGGTCATTAAGAAGGCCAAGCCGCTCATCGACGGGCTGAAGCTCCCCGCTGGGCTGAGGATCGAATACGGAGGCGAATATGCGGCCGGCATCGAGTATTTCACGCCGTTCTTCTATTCCCTGGCCGTGACCGTCGTCCTCATCTTCCTCATCCTGATGTTCGAGTTCCGGAGCGTCAAGAAATCGCTCCTGATCATGATCATCATGCCCCTGACGCTTTTCGGGGCCGCCTTCGGCATCATGATCTCCGGCTATCCGTTCAGCATCACGGCCTTCGTCGGGATCATCGCCCTGTTCGGCATCGTTGTCAGGAACGGCATCATCTACGTCCAATACGCCGACGAGCTGCGCCGGACGCAGGGCTGCACGCCCGAGGAGGCGGCCATCGCCGCCGGCAAGCGCCGGATGCGGCCGATCTTCCTGACGGCCATGGCCGCGGCGGTCGGCGTCGTGCCGATGGTCCTCAGCGGCTCGTCCCTGTGGGGACCGCTGGGTTCGGTCATCTGCTTCGGCCTGCTCTTCGGCCTGGTCCTGTCGCTCCTCATCCTGCCGGTCCTTTACTATCTGCTTCATAAGAACGAACGCCGAACGCCGCCCGCGCAGGGATCCTCGGCGGAAGGGGAAGTCGCATGA
- a CDS encoding efflux RND transporter periplasmic adaptor subunit: MNARNACSIGFAILILFSACRSPHEAASAPAPAKVVVRKAAPAEAGREFAYSGTIMESESMPQSFAVTGTVTRVHVNEGDFVARGAVLAEIDDATYRQGLEMTKAAEKQAEDAFERLSRMYKNGNIPEIKYVEVETGLRKARAAASIAEKSVADCRLRASASGYVAKRSIEPGQVVMPSLDSITIVRIDKVYARVPVPENDVALLHKGDRAVIRIGALGRKEFEGRIEDIGVMADPLAHSYKIRIAVANPDRIIKPGMVCMASIKGLDMGSGLVLPNQAVLVDETGRNYVYCLDQAGARASVRYIKLGELLQNGIRVTDGLKEGDLVVVSGQHKLVDGAAVRVVER; encoded by the coding sequence ATGAATGCCAGGAACGCTTGCTCGATAGGATTCGCTATCCTGATCCTTTTTTCCGCCTGCCGCTCGCCGCACGAAGCGGCATCCGCCCCCGCCCCGGCCAAGGTCGTCGTCCGCAAGGCCGCGCCGGCCGAGGCCGGCCGGGAATTCGCCTACAGCGGAACGATCATGGAGTCGGAAAGCATGCCCCAGAGCTTCGCCGTGACCGGCACCGTGACCCGGGTCCACGTCAACGAAGGGGACTTCGTCGCCAGGGGGGCGGTCCTGGCCGAGATCGACGACGCGACGTACCGGCAGGGCCTGGAGATGACCAAGGCGGCCGAGAAGCAGGCCGAGGACGCCTTCGAGCGCCTGTCCAGGATGTACAAGAACGGGAACATCCCCGAGATCAAATATGTCGAGGTCGAGACCGGCCTCCGGAAGGCCAGGGCGGCCGCGTCGATCGCCGAGAAGAGCGTGGCCGACTGCCGCCTGCGGGCCAGCGCCTCGGGCTATGTCGCCAAGCGGTCGATCGAACCCGGCCAGGTGGTCATGCCCAGCCTGGATTCGATAACCATCGTCCGGATAGACAAGGTCTATGCCCGCGTTCCTGTCCCTGAGAACGACGTGGCCCTGCTCCACAAGGGCGACCGGGCCGTGATCCGGATCGGGGCCCTGGGGCGGAAGGAGTTCGAAGGCCGGATAGAGGACATCGGCGTCATGGCCGACCCCCTGGCCCATTCCTACAAGATACGGATCGCCGTGGCCAATCCCGACCGGATCATCAAGCCCGGCATGGTCTGCATGGCCTCGATCAAGGGTCTGGATATGGGCTCCGGGCTGGTCCTTCCCAACCAGGCCGTCCTGGTCGATGAGACCGGCCGCAACTATGTTTATTGCCTCGACCAGGCCGGTGCGCGGGCTTCCGTCCGCTATATCAAGCTGGGCGAACTGCTCCAGAACGGGATAAGGGTGACCGACGGACTCAAAGAAGGCGACCTGGTCGTCGTCTCCGGCCAGCACAAGCTTGTCGACGGGGCGGCCGTCCGGGTCGTCGAGAGATAA
- a CDS encoding TetR/AcrR family transcriptional regulator: protein MKTSAKDDPVRADIVRAAETVFRRWGLSKTTMEDIAREAGKGKSTLYYYFQSKDDILEAMAQYELDRIIGLAREMIAGKKTAKEQLLAYVLTIFQEIRELMTPLNFERDLASVRAVIDRVGDKFIVLNEKVVEPILRSGLERGEFRSIQMEDLKITTQAIGGVIKSLAFNLFFDSRDKSLIDPIIRLMSEGL from the coding sequence ATGAAAACATCGGCGAAAGACGATCCTGTTCGGGCGGATATCGTCAGGGCGGCGGAAACCGTCTTCCGGCGGTGGGGGCTTTCCAAGACGACCATGGAGGACATCGCCCGCGAGGCCGGCAAAGGCAAAAGCACCCTCTATTATTATTTCCAGAGCAAGGATGACATCCTCGAGGCCATGGCCCAATATGAGCTTGATCGGATCATCGGCCTGGCCCGGGAGATGATCGCCGGGAAGAAAACGGCCAAAGAGCAGCTGTTGGCCTACGTCCTGACGATCTTCCAGGAGATCCGGGAGCTCATGACCCCTCTCAACTTCGAGCGCGACTTAGCATCCGTCCGGGCCGTCATCGACCGCGTCGGGGACAAGTTCATCGTCCTGAACGAAAAGGTCGTCGAGCCCATCCTCCGTTCAGGTCTCGAGAGAGGGGAGTTCCGGAGCATCCAAATGGAGGATCTCAAGATCACCACGCAGGCCATCGGCGGGGTTATCAAGAGCCTGGCGTTCAACCTGTTCTTCGACAGCCGCGATAAGAGCCTGATCGATCCGATCATCCGGCTGATGTCCGAGGGACTTTAA